The DNA sequence GCAACAGCGCTGAAGTAAAGCCTAGCTTTGTAATGTCACTTTTGGTAAGTACGTTCTTAGATTCCTTCACTATTATCACTTCCTTGCGCATTATTTTCCACCTTAGCCTGTTTCCATTGCTTTGCATTGTAATATTCGTAGATGGCAATCGCCGTTCCCAGTAAGGCAACCGGCAGCAAATTGGCAAACTGAATAAAAGAAGCTGCCACAAAGCCGATAATTAGATAAGGCACGTACTGCATTTTAAGCATAACCGTAAGCAGCATACCAAACCCAACGGCCGGTAAAATTCCGCCGGCAATCTCAAAACCGTGTTTAAGCCAGTCCGGCATAGCCATGACCAAAGCCTGCATAGCGTCCTGGGCCACATAAGCACTTAAGAATACAACAATACCGTATGTGACGGCCACAATGGCAGTCATCAATAGGTTAAGCTTCCAGAAAGCGCCGGTATCCGCCGCTGCTGCATAAGCGTCTGCCTTTCCCATGAACAGAGAAAAAGTCGAATAGTAAAACAGAATTATATATTGCATTAAAATACTAAAAGGAAGCGCCAAGCCAATAGCGGCCTGCGGTTCAACTCCCGTGGTGTAGGCAATCACCACCGTCATTACACCTGCCAATACCGGATTGGGCGGCTGCGTTCCACCGGCAGGAGTAAGCCCGGCAAAAGCCAGTTCCGTTAGACTTCCTGCCAGCAAACCAGTCTGCAGATCTCCCAAGATGATTCCTGTAAGGGTACAAACAATAATCGGACGAAAAATGTATAAACTCTCCAGCCAAAAATCAATTCCCACGATAATTGACATAATGGTCAGCATGATCCCCTGATCCAATGTAATCGCATGCATCTTATTGTCCTCCTTAATCAATACTGAATTTTACATCACCCGGCGTATCCTGGACAAACACCTGAATGCCCCGTTGTTGGAGGTATCTTAAATTCTCCAGATCGTTGTCATCTACATATACTTTCTTAGTAATGGCTTTCTTTCCCGGTGAAAAATGCATATTGCCCACATTGACGTTTTGAATGGGGACACCGCCCTCAACCAGTTGACGCACAACCGCCGGCGTTCGGCAGACAATAAAGATTTTTTGACTCGGTGCCGCCTTATGGATAATCTGAATTGTGTGAGCAACTGTAAAAAAGCGTACCCCCACGCTTGAAGCTTCTGCCGTCATCGTCATCAACTGCTGTTGCAGCGGGTCGCCTGCCGTTTCATCGTCAACCACCACCAGCAGGTTAGCCCCTAAGGCACCTGTCCAAATGACGCCTACTTGTCCGTGTACCAGCCGGTTGTCAATCCGGGTTAATAAAATATTAGGTGCCATCATCTTCCCCTCCCTTTAGATCTTATTTATCCGCAACTCACTTGTTTCCGGCTTCCGCTTAACAGGCGGGAGAAAAGCCGGCCCGCTCCTGAATTCTTTGTCATTTCGGCGGAAGATAACCCTTTTGCTGAATAAGTTTCACTTACTTAAAATATTGTCTGCAATTATCATGCCAATCAGTGTACAAAATAGCTTAATCCCTATCAATCCTTGTCAAACCCGGCTTGTTTCTTCCGGTTTGTCTTTTAGTTAGCTCCACCAAGTCCTGCCTGTTATACACTGTCACAAAAAACAAGGCTTATTGCACAGTGTCTGTAACACTCATTGGCTGGAAATCAGCTCAGACAGCTTACTGCCCTCGTTGATTCATACGAAGCCGGTTTGCCGCATTTCCCTCTACAATAACCGTTACACGCTGATGCAATTGAAGGATAGAGGCTGGAACTTCCGGAGAAATATCTCCCCAAAGCGCACGGTCTAACACTTCGGCCTTATCCTCTCCATTCACCAGAATAACAATGCTCCGCGCCTGCATAATCGTTTTAATCCCCATGCTGATGGCAAACCGGGGCACCTCAGCCAGTGAGGAGAAGCAATACGAATTGGCTCTGATTGTAGACTCGGCCAGTTCAGCCCGGTGTGTAGCTGCTGTGAATCTTACATCCGGTTCATTAAACCCGATATGACCGTTCCGGCCAATTCCCAGTATCTGCAAGTCAATTCCACCGGCTTCTTCAATCTTTTGCTCGTAGGCCAAGCACTCCTGCTCGATATTGCCGGCCTCGCCGTTGGGTATATGTTGATTTGCCTCCGGTACATCGACGTGACGGAAAAAATGATGCTTCATATAATAGTGATAACTATGGGGCTCCTCCTTTCCTAACGCAATATACTCATCCAAATTGAAGGTTACCATCCGGCAAAAACTAAGCTGCTTTTGGCGGTGGATTTTTATAAGCTCCCGGTACATCCCCAAGGGAGTATTGCCGGTGGCCAGCCCAACTACACTTTCCGGCTTTGTCCGGATTTGTTCAGCTACCATGTCTGCTGCTATTTCGCTCAAAGCAGCATAATCCTTGGCAAATACTATACGCATATCATTCCTCCCGGTGGCGCTTTTTTTCTGCAGAATACCGCCCATAAATAAAGTAAGCAAAAAGCATGCCAATCAGTGTAATAAGCACTGAAGGCATGCTTTTTGCCATTAATGACGGTTCCGGTAATCCACTATAGACATCATGGAATACCCCAGGCGCTGTGTTCTATGACACTAGCTTACACAAACCCGTGGGGGCCAACTCCCAGGGACAGTGATTGTAAAAACAGAAAATAAGGCAAGAGAAAAAGAGCGGCCTCAATTTCTCATTGAAACAGCTCTTTATTATCCGCTTATTCTTCTGCCAACTAGCAACTATACTATTTCAAACACCCTGGTCAGGCGCGTTAGTTCAAACAGTTCCTTAACAATTCCTTTTATCCCTTTTATCATTACTCCACCGGAGCATTGCAGCGCCTTCTTCTGGATGGCAACCAACACCCCCAGCCCGGAACTGTCAATGTACTCCACCTGACTCATATCAATAACAAATTTACTTTGCTCCCGGTCAACATATTCCAGAATTTTTTGCCTAAGCGCGTTTGCCTCTTCCACATAGATGCGGCCGGCAAGCACCACCAGTACATGATCACTTTCCTGGGAAATCTGGCAAATCATCCGCACTCCTCCTGTTCAATATGCTTGACCAGCAGGATTTCATTGCCACAGCGGTTATAGCGCACATAATCGGCGGATGCCTTCATAATCATGATGCCACGGCCGCTTTCGTCAAATTCAAAGTCTTTCTCATCCTTGGCCAGCAGGGTCTGCCCCGGAAATCCCGCACCCTGATCCTTCACCCTTACCACCAAACGTTTGCCGGCAATGACATTCAGTTTCAGTTTAATGCTTGCCTTCCCATGCTCTATAGCATTATTTACCGCCTCGTTCAAAGCCACTTCCATGAGCCCTGGTTTATCCCGAAGCATTTTCCGGATGTATTCACTGACACAATGGCGGATAAGCCGAAATCCCTGAAGTCCGTAGAATTTAATCTCCAGTAAATTCTCATTCATACAGTCTCCTCTTTTCTCATAGGATGACGCAGATTCAACCCGACCAAACAAATATCACTTGACTGTTTGCCGTTCACATAAATTTACTATTAAACCAAGATTTCTACGGAGATATGACAAATCCTTCCTTATTTTTCTTCTATTCAAAATAAAATCATTCACAACGCAACAGATCAGGAAAACGTAGTCGGAAACAACGTTCCCGCCAGCAGCAAAACACTTAACAGAATCAAGACAAGAACCAGCAGCCAGCAAATGACGTTATAAAGTCCCGAGTTGACATAGCGACCCATGATGTTTTTATCCCGGGCAATCAAAATGATAAAGATTAAAATCGGCGGCAGCAAAATGCCGTTGATTACCTGCGAGGTAAGCATCATCGTGTATAAGGATACGTCGGGCCACAACACGATTCCGGCTCCTGCCGCAATGAGCAGGGTATATAAACCGAAGAAAATAGGAGCCTCTTTATAGCTGCTGCTAATTCTGTGCTCAAAACCCAGCGCTTCGCAGACGGCGTAGGCCGTACTCAAGGGCAGAATGAAAGCGGCCAGCATGGACGCCCCCAGCAGCCCGCCGGCAAACAGCAGCATCGCATACGGACCAGCCAGGGGCTCTAACGCCAACGCCACATCCTTGGCCGTCTCGATCGGTACCTGGTGAACATACAAGGTCGCTGCCGTCGCGACCAGAATAAACAGGGCGATAAAGCCGGTGAAAAAGGACCCGATCATCACATCCCAAAAGGTATACCGGTATTCTGTAGCTGTAATGCCCTTATCAACCACAGACGCCTGAATGTAAAACTGCCCCCAGGGCGTAACCGTCGTCCCAATAATCCCGACCGCCACCAGCAAGAAGTCGGTATCCAGCTGGAATTCAGGCTGAATAATGGCTCGCGCCGCCTGATGCCAATCGGGGGATGCCAGAAAACCGGAGAAAACGTAGCTAAAGAAAGTCAGGCATAACAGCAAAAAAATCTTTTCCATCTTTTCATAACTGGTCTTTAGCACCAGCCACCAAATGGCGCAGGCCGCCAAAGGAACCGATACATATTTATTTACTCCCAGTATTTCAAAGCTTGTCGCAATCCCGGAGAATTCGGAAACCGTTGTGCCGATATTGGCCAACAGCAGTACCGCCATAGCAAAGAACGTCCATCGCACGCCATATTGCTCGCGGATCAGATCGGACAGGCCCTGTCCGGTAACAGCTCCGGTGCGGGCCGAGATTTCCTGTACAACAGCCAGACACAACGTGCTGACAAGTAACACCGACAGCAGCGCATAGCCATATTTCGCGCCTGCCGCCGCATAGGTGACAATCCCGCCGGCATCATTATCGGCGAAGGCCGTGATGATACCGGGCCCCATAATAGCCAGAAAAAGCGGCCATTTGCTTTTGCTATGTTTCATCGGTACCGCTCCCGCCCGATACGCGCACTAACCGCCAGCAGCGGCGGTGCGTCAAATTTATCCCGTTCCTCCACCAGCATGGAAAGAATATCATCTACCGTAACCAGGCCCAGCATCTTCCCCTGCCCATCCACCACCGGCAATGCCAAAAACCCATATTTAGCCATAATACCGGCGATTCGTGGTGTAGTTTCTTTCGGGGTGACGGCAACCACCTTC is a window from the Propionispora hippei DSM 15287 genome containing:
- the agaC gene encoding PTS galactosamine transporter subunit IIC; translated protein: MHAITLDQGIMLTIMSIIVGIDFWLESLYIFRPIIVCTLTGIILGDLQTGLLAGSLTELAFAGLTPAGGTQPPNPVLAGVMTVVIAYTTGVEPQAAIGLALPFSILMQYIILFYYSTFSLFMGKADAYAAAADTGAFWKLNLLMTAIVAVTYGIVVFLSAYVAQDAMQALVMAMPDWLKHGFEIAGGILPAVGFGMLLTVMLKMQYVPYLIIGFVAASFIQFANLLPVALLGTAIAIYEYYNAKQWKQAKVENNAQGSDNSEGI
- the agaB gene encoding PTS galactosamine transporter subunit IIB, encoding MMAPNILLTRIDNRLVHGQVGVIWTGALGANLLVVVDDETAGDPLQQQLMTMTAEASSVGVRFFTVAHTIQIIHKAAPSQKIFIVCRTPAVVRQLVEGGVPIQNVNVGNMHFSPGKKAITKKVYVDDNDLENLRYLQQRGIQVFVQDTPGDVKFSID
- the nagB gene encoding glucosamine-6-phosphate deaminase — translated: MRIVFAKDYAALSEIAADMVAEQIRTKPESVVGLATGNTPLGMYRELIKIHRQKQLSFCRMVTFNLDEYIALGKEEPHSYHYYMKHHFFRHVDVPEANQHIPNGEAGNIEQECLAYEQKIEEAGGIDLQILGIGRNGHIGFNEPDVRFTAATHRAELAESTIRANSYCFSSLAEVPRFAISMGIKTIMQARSIVILVNGEDKAEVLDRALWGDISPEVPASILQLHQRVTVIVEGNAANRLRMNQRGQ
- a CDS encoding STAS domain-containing protein: MICQISQESDHVLVVLAGRIYVEEANALRQKILEYVDREQSKFVIDMSQVEYIDSSGLGVLVAIQKKALQCSGGVMIKGIKGIVKELFELTRLTRVFEIV
- a CDS encoding ATP-binding protein, whose amino-acid sequence is MNENLLEIKFYGLQGFRLIRHCVSEYIRKMLRDKPGLMEVALNEAVNNAIEHGKASIKLKLNVIAGKRLVVRVKDQGAGFPGQTLLAKDEKDFEFDESGRGIMIMKASADYVRYNRCGNEILLVKHIEQEECG
- a CDS encoding Nramp family divalent metal transporter is translated as MKHSKSKWPLFLAIMGPGIITAFADNDAGGIVTYAAAGAKYGYALLSVLLVSTLCLAVVQEISARTGAVTGQGLSDLIREQYGVRWTFFAMAVLLLANIGTTVSEFSGIATSFEILGVNKYVSVPLAACAIWWLVLKTSYEKMEKIFLLLCLTFFSYVFSGFLASPDWHQAARAIIQPEFQLDTDFLLVAVGIIGTTVTPWGQFYIQASVVDKGITATEYRYTFWDVMIGSFFTGFIALFILVATAATLYVHQVPIETAKDVALALEPLAGPYAMLLFAGGLLGASMLAAFILPLSTAYAVCEALGFEHRISSSYKEAPIFFGLYTLLIAAGAGIVLWPDVSLYTMMLTSQVINGILLPPILIFIILIARDKNIMGRYVNSGLYNVICWLLVLVLILLSVLLLAGTLFPTTFS